In a single window of the Drosophila albomicans strain 15112-1751.03 chromosome 3, ASM965048v2, whole genome shotgun sequence genome:
- the LOC117572779 gene encoding vacuolar protein-sorting-associated protein 25 — MAEFQWPWEYTFPPFFTLQTHDETRQQQLKVWSDLFLKYLKHTNQFLLGINDQNLPLFCNESIKRRLSSELILLILEHLQSTGHAAPLDKRRQEWQVYWYTLEEYGNMVYDWIQETGQTNSICTLYEIALGESTTQLDFHGVDEAVLLKALRLLEEKGKCELIEMDGSHGVKFF, encoded by the exons ATGGCCGAGTTTCAATGGCCATGGGAGTATACATTTCCACCGTTTTTCAC CCTGCAGACACACGATGAAACACGCCAGCAACAGCTAAAAGTCTGGTCGGATCTCTTTCTCAAATACCTCAAACATACAAATCAATTTTTGCTTGGTATCAACGATCAAAACTTGCCATTATTTTGTAATGAATCGATCAAGCGTCGCCTGTCGTCAGAGCTAATCTTGCTTATTCTGGAGCATCTACAAAGCACTGGACATGCAGCGCCACTAGACAAGAGGCGTCAGGAATGGCAGGTGTACTGGTACACGTTGGAGGAGTATGGAAACATGGTCTATGACTGGATTCAGGAAACGGGACAAACGAATAGCATATGCACCCTATACGAAATAGCTTTAGGAGAAAGTACCACACAACTGGATTTCCACGGCGTGGACGAAGCTGTTTTACTCAAGGCTTTGCGTCTATTGGAGGAAAAGGGAAAATGTGAGCTTATTGAAATGGATGGCAGTCACGGCGTAAAGTTTTTCTAA
- the LOC117572775 gene encoding mRNA export factor Gle1, which translates to MSVDDLVRDQARLLNMQSVLQHAAIASITCTGPRSLGPDRKPLRLEIKQDVLPVLPVHKVVTQVDKTPPGIELIETSVFPDANIINASIVKRELAEECKRSVKLQLQEIKERQQSALNGQHALQRQAEQNQFYANSRVQRKENDKLLQQQAEQLAKSELEAQQREQQALLKRNNQKLLLLTIEAVSCCHSRFCGKYEKVAQLLLTLDTESVQACAAINQELRELAQQFDQLVGKLKCGTSEALELNSIFTAEQYCQNLDKLEVKLHQQLTEQEQQQLIKAKQQAEEKEKERLLLLEQQRQKKQEEQQQQEQKHQQELEALLKAAPKPEEAQQPAETSTPSAAAPAAAPPTAATATATSGISTSYVHPTRLAFYNEINALYQSKVDAVKPLQTDEAWKKYRTNCQRTINVPLNAITASSPQHLTTNFDKLYNFFAGQPVRTMDGSNITINDHPLARDYCILLMAKKFVSQTDTAISSNPQAAFPFASVINTFWKLLPDFGKIFLAYMYKESPYLVPYVIPQQPDQTPEQYLKTMGYRLSDNNELEKPDMFLKRQTGIARLYAAVIMTPSRKIDGPAQCFGLDEAWRWLTHITFVKPLPDICATMIMEMLQTLGFELWRAYGTNFLKLLVYIQTVYIPQLAAYDEGGPKTRLEMLLSKFLRERQIPQAVGVLPPGFW; encoded by the exons ATG AGCGTTGACGACTTAGTGCGCGACCAAGCCCGTCTACTGAACATGCAGAGTGTATTGCAGCATGCGGCAATCGCTTCAATCACATGCACTGGACCCCGAAGTCTCGGCCCTGATCGAAAACCATTGCGCTTAGAGATTAAACAGGATGTGCTTCCAGTTCTGCCAGTGCACAAAGTAGTGACACAAGTCGACAAGACGCCGCCGGGCATAGAACTGATTGAGACAAGTGTATTTCCCGATGCCAATATCATTAATGCGAGCATTGTGAAGCGCGAACTGGCCGAGGAATGTAAGCGCAGTGTCAAGCTACAGCTGCAGGAGATTAAGGAGCGACAACAGAGTGCGCTTAATGGACAGCATGCGTTGCAGCGGCAGGCAGAGCAAAATCAGTTCTACGCGAACAGTCGCGTGCAACGCAAGGAGAATGACAAACTGCTACAACAACAGGCGGAACAGCTGGCCAAAAGCGAGCTGGAGGCACAACAAAGAGAACAGCAGGCACTACTCAAGCGAAATAACCAAAAGCTACTGCTGCTAACCATTGAAGCCGTCTCGTGTTGTCACAGTCGCTTCTGCGGCAAATACGAAAAGGTGGCGCAACTACTGCTCACCTTAGATACAGAAAGTGTCCAGGCGTGTGCGGCTATCAATCAAGAACTACGCGAACTGGCGCAACAGTTCGATCAGCTAGTTGGCAAACTTAAGTGCGGTACTTCTGAGGCCCTCGAATTGAACAGCATATTCACAGCGGAACAATATTGCCAGAATCTGGACAAGTTGGAGGTGAAACTGCATCAGCAGCTGACggaacaggagcagcagcagcttatcAAGGCCAAGCAGCAGGCGgaggaaaaagaaaaggagCGACTGCTGCTTTTAGAGCAACAACGGCAGAAAAAACaagaggagcagcaacaacaagagcagaaGCATCAGCAGGAGCTGGAAGCGCTGCTCAAGGCAGCACCAAAGCCAGAGGAAGCTCAGCAGCCAGCGGAGACGTCAACACCAAGTGCggcagcgccagcagcagcaccaccaacagctgccactgcaactgcaacaagtGGCATCTCTACCAGTTATGTGCATCCCACACGCTTGGCTTTCTACAATGAAATCAATGCGCTGTACCAGAGCAAAGTGGACGCAGTGAAACCACTGCAAACGGACGAGGCTTGGAAAAAGTATCGCACCAATTGTCAACGCACCATCAATGTGCCATTGAATGCCATCACGGCCAGCAGTCCACAACATCTCACCACGAATTTTGACAAGCTGTACAATTTCTTTGCCGGTCAGCCGGTGAGAACTATGGACGGCAGCAACATAACAATCAATGATCATCCCTTGGCGCGGGACTATTGCATATTGCTGATGGCCAAGAAGTTTGTCAGTCAAACAGACACCGCCATTTCCAGTAATCCGCAAGCAGCTTTCCCCTTTGCCTCGGTGATCAACACATTCTGGAAGCTGCTGCCCGATTTTGGCAAAATCTTTCTGGCCTACATGTACAAGGAGTCACCGTATCTGGTGCCATATGTTATACCCCAACAACCGGATCAAACTCCCGAGCAATACCTTAAGACAATGGGCTATCGACTGTCGGATAACAATGAACTGGAGAAACCGGACATGTTCCTCAAACGTCAAACAGGCATTGCTCGTCTCTATGCGGCTGTCATCATGACGCCCAGCCGAAAGATTGATGGTCCTGCGCAATGCTTTGGCCTGGACGAAGCTTGGCGTTGGTTGACCCACATTACGTTTGTGAAGCCATTGCCCGACATTTGCGCCACAATGATCATGGAGATGCTGCAGACACTCGGCTTCGAGCTGTGGCGTGCCTATGGAACGAACTTTCTGAAGCTTTTGGTCTACATCCAGACTGTGTACATTCCGCAGCTGGCGGCGTATGATGAGGGTGGACCCAAGACACGTCTGGAGATGTTGCTATCGAAATTTCTACGTGAACGTCAGATTCCACAAGCTGTGGGTGTGTTGCCACCCGGCTTTTGGTAG